Proteins encoded in a region of the Vicia villosa cultivar HV-30 ecotype Madison, WI linkage group LG5, Vvil1.0, whole genome shotgun sequence genome:
- the LOC131605958 gene encoding uncharacterized protein LOC131605958 — protein sequence MVYSEGEEQKEFRRRCKVGHSEKGTWIEENMVTTMFFTDFGDNWNARDLFMEFKELGMIEEIVIPPKRDWRGKRFGFVRFINASDEKNLETKMDNVWLDGVKLKANISKIKRKEVLAKGRERNKQTEGLVKGSGRKIHADHGLENRVPNESIPAKWGGSGPSKSFLEAITGTKTKIPAVNKEANKSFFFSTSESDSNRYRKAKVGVARRPGLAYGVAQSLLEEGFFYISASALGPNLCLLEEEREGELANLLTEGGEWKDQWFKEVRDWRKTDAECARVAWISIYGIPCFVRNENFINLLLADIGTVVNSQSITEKPIRLDVLTLMIYTESMEQIRNKVKACIDGNWYNLLVIEDVSFHKEETEGSSRCSNSCSEEEEAFSPMGLPDGEDEASYACPTLNPKRYRNPAQPPSDNSGDHLKSPRVQSKFLGGDGYGVSEAQKLESDISKKKQALCTSINDINSVSDNLFSCSGKATTTDPISMKTSSRGLEIVTSEISPLRRKEDVGFLRVGPAGLVANDSSPYFINRTLEKSFGYGVHTESPLLNDPVKVVNLKENFINDVEKEVGPSRLNLNETVEVDFSSNSKSTKAGTKNTTVTSSNFSKKNVSFQLKKTNFIRKKTAVGSRKFQKLSFDDQCQIVKNSKNTRKKIREVLDLGERVLEFSHPIQSGIQHRKIIQLSPGSQANNKTISFAKNNYLSGGIPLTCESISSSNIRNCNRRGANSGSNNAAEGIWNSISRLGIINISENFDPIKSLKEMELRDHKEEKVAKGTQNHAPP from the coding sequence ATGGTCTACAGTGAAGGAGAGGAACAGAAGGAGTTTAGGAGGAGGTGCAAAGTGGGACATTCTGAAAAAGGAACATGGATTGAGGAAAACATGGTAACAACAATGTTTTTTACAGACTTTGGGGACAATTGGAATGCAAGAGACCTGTTTATGGAGTTCAAGGAGCTTGGAATGATAGAGGAGATTGTGATACCTCCAAAGAGAGATTGGAGAGGCAAACGTTTCGGATTCGTAAGATTTATCAATGCGTCTGATGAAAAGAATCTGGAGACTAAAATGGACAATGTATGGTTAGATGGTGTCAAACTGAAAGCTAATATTTCTAAGATTAAAAGGAAAGAAGTTTTAGCAAAGGGCAGAGAAAGGAACAAGCAGACTGAAGGACTAGTAAAGGGCAGTGGAAGGAAAATTCATGCTGATCATGGCTTGGAGAACAGAGTTCCTAATGAATCCATACCTGCGAAGTGGGGAGGCTCGGGTCCATCTAAATCTTTTTTGGAAGCCATCACAGGAACCAAAACTAAGATCCCTGCAGTCAACAAAGAGGCTAACaaatcttttttcttttccaCCTCTGAGTCAGATTCCAACAGATACCGTAAGGCCAAAGTCGGGGTTGCTCGAAGACCAGGACTTGCATATGGTGTGGCTCAGAGCCTTCTTGAAGAAGGTTTCTTTTATATATCTGCGTCTGCTCTAGGCCCCAATCTATGCCTTCTGGAGGAGGAAAGGGAAGGTGAATTGGCGAACCTGTTAACAGAAGGAGGAGAGTGGAAAGATCAGTGGTTCAAAGAAGTTAGAGATTGGAGAAAAACGGATGCGGAATGTGCGAGAGTGGCGTGGATCTCTATCTATGGCATACCTTGTTTTGTCAGAAACGAGAACTTCATCAATCTCCTTCTGGCTGACATCGGGACTGTTGTTAATTCCCAATCCATCACCGAGAAACCCATCAGATTGGATGTGCTAACCCTAATGATTTACACAGAATCGATGGAACAAATTAGAAACAAAGTTAAAGCTTGTATTGATGGAAACTGGTACAACTTACTGGTCATTGAGGATGTCTCTTTCCACAAAGAGGAGACGGAAGGCTCATCTCGTTGCTCAAATTCTTGTTCAGAAGAGGAAGAAGCGTTTTCTCCCATGGGATTACCGGACGGAGAAGATGAAGCTTCTTATGCTTGCCCGACTCTCAACCCTAAGCGGTACCGGAATCCGGCTCAGCCTCCAAGCGATAACTCCGGTGATCATCTCAAATCGCCTAGGGTACAGAGCAAATTTCTTGGTGGTGATGGGTACGGAGTGTCAGAAGCGCAGAAGCTAGAAAGCGACATATCAAAAAAGAAGCAGGCCCTCTGTACAAGCATTAATGATATAAACTCTGTTTCGGATAACCTTTTCTCATGTTCTGGAAAGGCAACCACCACTGATCCTATATCCATGAAAACTAGCAGCAGAGGATTGGAGATTGTGACCTCTGAGATTTCGCCGCTGAGAAGAAAGGAGGATGTAGGTTTCTTACGTGTGGGACCAGCAGGTTTGGTAGCAAACGATTCCTCACCTTACTTTATTAATAGAACGTTGGAGAAATCTTTTGGGTATGGGGTCCACACGGAAAGCCCACTTTTGAATGACCCGGTCAAAGTTGTTaacttaaaagaaaattttattaaTGACGTGGAAAAGGAGGTAGGGCCCAGCAGACTTAATTTGAATGAAACAGTGGAGGTGGATTTTTCGAGCAACAGCAAGAGCACTAAAGCCGGCACTAAGAACACAACCGTTACCTCTTCTAATTTTTCCAAGAAAAACGTTAGCTTTCAGTTGAAGAAAACGAATTTCATTAGGAAGAAGACAGCGGTAGGAAGCAGAAAATTTCAAAAGTTGAGTTTTGATGATCAGTGCCAAATAGTAAAGAACTCTAAAAATACGAGGAAAAAGATCAGGGAGGTGCTGGATTTAGGGGAGAGAGTTCTTGAATTTTCCCATCCAATTCAGAGTGGGATTCAACATAGAAAGATAATTCAACTAAGTCCTGGGTCACAAGCCAACAACAAGACCATTTCGTTTGCCAAAAATAATTACCTTTCTGGAGGTATACCTCTAACTTGTGAGTCCATCTCAAGTTCGAATATTAGGAACTGCAACAGAAGAGGAGCTAACAGTGGGAGCAACAATGCAGCAGAGGGGATTTGGAATTCTATATCAAGACTGGGGATCATCAACATTTCTGAAAATTTTGACCCGATCAAAAGTTTGAAGGAAATGGAGTTGAGGGATCATAAAGAGGAGAAGGTGGCAAAGGGGACCCAAAACCATGCACCCCCATGA